In Perca fluviatilis chromosome 3, GENO_Pfluv_1.0, whole genome shotgun sequence, the following proteins share a genomic window:
- the LOC120555597 gene encoding beta-1,3-galactosyltransferase 2-like, whose protein sequence is MMDPGKLLEKRRWYSSCRKCFLLILVLAAVFFLYSTYKEQMLSDLNPKKLWDRLTSQRQNGASYTAGVTTSSPASKPTEIASPQTEIITSSVATNATRRTTNASLVTQQMGQPKAEPPTPVPYKSPGPYVVEYPYEYHFIINEPKKCEQQKPFVVLVVPVAPSNRAHRDVIRSTWGGESLVLDKVVTLFFLLGKHPGDGAAQLQEQLLQESAEHRDLIQSDFLDCYKNLTIKTMVMLEWLDAHCSAAGVPYAMKIDSDMFLNVPNLVSMLLKAPTTNYMTGLVARGAAVLRDPNSKWFIPVELFPQPQYPRYALGLGYVLSLDLPKKLIQASRHVTALYIEDVYLGLCMEHLGIPPTDPPNWSYFQVNPVGYNRCAYSGLIATTTNKDTDRVSEWKDFKKPGTYC, encoded by the coding sequence ATGATGGATCCTGGGAAACTGCTAGAGAAAAGGAGATGGTATAGTTCCTGTCGCAAGTGTTTCCTCCTCATCCTGGTGCTGGcggctgttttctttttatacagcACATACAAAGAGCAAATGCTGTCCGACTTGAACCCCAAAAAATTGTGGGATCGATTGACAAGTCAGAGACAAAATGGAGCTTCCTACACAGCTGGTGTTACCACGAGCTCGCCTGCATCTAAACCGACTGAGATTGCATCTCCTCAAACTGAGATCATCACATCGTCAGTGGCGACGAACGCGACTCGAAGGACTACAAATGCTTCATTGGTGACTCAGCAGATGGGCCAACCAAAAGCTGAGCCGCCAACACCTGTTCCTTATAAATCCCCGGGCCCGTACGTAGTGGAATACCCCTACGAGTACCACTTCATCATAAACGAGCCGAAGAAATGTGAGCAGCAGAAGCCTTTTGTGGTCCTCGTGGTTCCGGTGGCGCCCTCCAACAGGGCGCACCGCGACGTCATCCGGAGCACCTGGGGAGGCGAGAGTCTGGTTCTCGACAAAGTGGTGACGCTGTTCTTCCTGCTGGGGAAGCATCCCGGAGACGGAGCGGCGCAGCTCCAGGAGCAGCTGCTGCAGGAGAGCGCCGAGCACCGAGACCTGATCCAGAGCGACTTCCTGGACTGCTACAAGAACCTGACCATCAAGACCATGGTGATGCTGGAGTGGCTGGACGCCCACTGCTCCGCCGCCGGCGTCCCGTACGCCATGAAGATCGACTCTGACATGTTTCTGAATGTGCCCAATCTCGTCAGCATGCTGTTAAAAGCCCCGACGACAAACTACATGACGGGACTCGTGGCGAGAGGAGCCGCGGTCCTGCGAGATCCAAACTCCAAGTGGTTCATACCTGTGGAGCTCTTTCCTCAGCCGCAGTACCCGCGTTACGCCCTGGGTCTGGGCTACGTTTTGTCTCTTGACCTCCCTAAAAAGCTCATACAGGCTTCCAGACACGTTACTGCTCTTTACATTGAGGACGTGTATTTGGGGTTGTGTATGGAGCACTTGGGCATCCCTCCCACCGACCCCCCAAACTGGAGTTATTTCCAAGTGAATCCTGTGGGGTACAATCGCTGCGCTTACTCCGGACTCATTGCCACCACTACAAACAAAGACACTGATCGTGTGAGTGAGTGGAAAGACTTTAAAAAACCGGGTACATACTGTTGA